A genomic region of Anopheles coustani chromosome 3, idAnoCousDA_361_x.2, whole genome shotgun sequence contains the following coding sequences:
- the LOC131265591 gene encoding serine protease snake-like: MWKGLIVLLSFSGFEIIADGERIAEEKCKEYQQLTALRSYILPLPMHAPPIDVTSHRCKNVVELIAGGKPAQNGEFPHHALLGYSKNGAKYEYKCGGTLISDQHVLTAAHCFATEYPSVVRLGVYDILKDAGHEVAIEGFLRHPDHRYTKVYHDIALVKLEQRVFLDANIRPACLWDSEIRNTSKYIATGFGKNETQGERTTQMMKVVLEEFPVQDCYSRYRFSSRFGLGITDGQLCVGSNTRGRDTCIGDSGGPLQTVTNPTTCTFHVVGVTSTGLGGCGVGKARAVYVKVSHYIGWIEDNIVCCLNCE; encoded by the exons ATGTGGAAGGGTTTGATTGTGTTATTGAGTTTTAGCGGCTTTGAAATCATTGCCGATG GTGAAAGGATCGCAGAGGAAA AGTGCAAAGAGTACCAGCAATTAACTGCTTTGCGAAGTTATATTCTTCCACTACCAATGCATGCTCCACCAATTGATGTAACGTCTCACCGTTGTAAGAACGTCGTAGAACTTATCGCTGGTGGTAAACCTGCTCAAAACGGCGAGTTCCCGCATCATGCCTTGCTGGGCTACAGCAAGAACGGTGCTAAATATGAGTATAAGTGTGGTGGAACGCTTATCAGTGATCAACATGTGCTGACCGCTGCTCATTGCTTTGCTACGGAATACCCATCAGTTGTTAGACTTGGGGTATACGACATCTTAAAGGACGCCGGCCACGAGGTTGCCATTGAAGGGTTTTTGAGGCATCCCGACCACCGCTACACGAAAGTCTACCACGATATTGCACTAGTGAAGCTGGAACAGCGAGTGTTTTTAGATGCAAATATCCGCCCGGCCTGTCTTTGGGACTCGGAGATTCGCAACACCTCCAAGTACATTGCGACCGGATTTGGCAAGAATGAAACGCAAGGGGAACGCACTACGCAAATGATGAAGGTAGTGTTGGAAGAGTTCCCGGTACAGGATTGTTATTCCAGGTACAGGTTTTCGTCGCGCTTTGGCCTTGGAATAACCGACGGTCAACTGTGTGTTGGCAGCAATACGAGGGGTCGAGATACATGCATCGGAGACTCTGGCGGTCCGCTGCAGACGGTGACCAATCCAACCACCTGCACGTTCCATGTTGTCGGGGTTACATCGACGGGTCTCGGTGGGTGCGGTGTTGGTAAGGCGAGAGCAGTATACGTCAAGGTTTCCCATTACATCGGCTGGATTGAAGACAAC AttgtatgttgtttgaacTGTGAGTGA